The Lysobacter gummosus sequence CTGCAAGGCCGACAACAATGCCGTCGCCTCCAGGCGTGGCGCCGGATCGCGCTGATCGAACGCGCATTGGCCCAGGCGCGCGTCGCCCGACACGCGCAGTTGCACGCTGCCACCGCCGGCCGGGAAGAAACCGTGGCGCTGCAATGCGAACGCGGTGTCCACGCCCATGCGGCGCAGCGCCGGCAGATAGGCCTGGGCGATGAAGTCCGCGCTCGGCGCGAGCGGATTGTGGGTGCCGCCTTCCACGATCAGCTCCGAGGCCTGCGCGCAGGACCACAGCGCCGGCAGCACGGTCTGCAGCACCAGCGTCGCCGAACCGGCGGTGCCGATCGAGAAACGATAGCGGCCGGCCTGTACCTGCCCGGGTACGAAGCGCAGCGTGGTCGCGCCCAGTTGCGCGCCATCGACGTGGGCGCGGCCGATCTGCGCCGCCGCGCCGACCGCGGTCAGATGCTGGCGCATCAGGCCCGGGCGCGAACGCTTGGCGCGGATGTGCTGCATCTCGAACGCGGTGCCGGTGCACAGGCTCAAGCTCAATGCGGTGCGCAGCAGCTGTCCGCCGCCTTCCTGCCCGCTGATTTCGATCAATTCCATCTTGCGATCCATGACAGTGAGCGGCCCTGCGGCCGCCCGTACTCCTTTCCTGTGCGAACGGTCCTCACCGCCCGCTGATTTCGATTGCCGCGCAGTACCGCACGCGAAAACGGATGCCGTCCGCGCCGCCACTCAACCCTTCACGCACACCACCTGACGCAGGGTATGCACGATCTCGACCAGGTCGCTCTGCGCGGCCATGACCGCATCGATCGACTTGTACGCGGCCGGCGACTCGTCCACGACGTCGGCGTCCTTGCGGCATTCCACGTGCGCGGTCGCCTTGGCGTGGTCGTCCAGGCTGATGCGCTTCTTCGCCTCGGTGCGGCTCATCACGCGGCCGGCGCCGTGGCTGCAGCTATGGAAGCTGTCCGCATTGCCCAGCCCGCGGACGATGAAGCTCTTCGCGCCCATGCTGCCGGGAATGATGCCCAGCTCGCCCTTGCGCGCGCTCACCGCGCCCTTGCGCGTCACCAGCACGTCCTTGCCGAAATGATGCTCGCGGTTGACGTAATTATGATGGCAGTTGACCGCCTCGGCCTGGGCCTGGAACGGCTTTGCGATCACCGTGCGCACCGCTTCGACCACGTGCTGCATCATGATCTGGCGATTGCTGCGGGCGAACTGCTGCGCCCACTCGACCGCGAACACGTAGTCGTCGTAGTGCTCGCTGCCTTCTGGCAGATACGCTAGGTCCTGGTCCGGCAGATTGATCATCCAGCGACGCATGTCCTGCTTGGCCAGCTCGATGAAGTGGCTGCCAATCGCGTTGCCGACGCCGCGCGAACCGGAGTGCAGCATGAACCACACGCGGCTTTCCTCGTCCAGGCAGACCTCGACGAAGTGATTGCCGGTGCCGAGCGTACCCAGATGGCTCAAGTGGTTGCTGCGCTCCAGCTTCGGGTGCTTGGCGATGATGCGATCGAACCCCTCGTGCAGACCGGCCCAACGCTGCAGCGAAGCCTCGGGCGGATTCGCCCATGCGCCCTTGTCGCGCTGCCCGCGGCCGACGGTGCGGCCGTGCGGCACGGCCTTCTCGATCGCCGCGCGCACTTCGCCGAGCTGGTCCGGAAGATCCTCGGCCATCAGCGTGGTGCGCACCGCGATCATGCCGCAGCCGATGTCCACGCCGACCGCCGCCGGCACGATCGCGCCCACGGTCGGCACCACCGAACCCACGGTCGCGCCCTTGCCCAGGTGCACGTCGGGCATCACCGCGACCCAGCGGTGGATGAAGGGCAGCTTGGCGATGTTCTGCAGCTGACGGCGCGCCTCGTCTTCCAGCGGCACGCCGCGGGTCCAGTGCTTGATCGGCACCGCGCCCGGCTCGTTGATGACGTCGTAATGGACTTCGGCGTTGCTATTGGCGTTCATGGTCTTGCTCTCTGTGTTGCGGGCCTTGCGGCCCTGTCTCCCGCCGGCGCTCGCGGCCGGCGGGAACGTGAAGGATGCAGCGTTGCGGCGCGCACGGCCAGCGCTGTTCAGCGCACGGGGCGTTGCGACCGCTCGCGGCGGTAAAGGACGCGGCACGATGCGACCAGTAAAAGCGGAATATGGAACGTTGGAGGTTGTAGTTCCGCCCGCATTCGCGTCGTGACACGCTTGAAACAAAAACCGATGCATCGCGACCAGGGTGATGCGGAACATTCTGCGCTCTACCGACTGAGCTACCGTCTCGCAACGGGCGGGATTCGAACCCACGACACCAGGATAAAATGTAGTTCCACAAGCATTCGCGATACAGCGGCGAAACGATGAGCGCACGGCTCGAACAGCATGAAACCGGCGCACTGCGACAAGTTATTCCGCGAAACGACTTACCCACCGTTCTACCGGGCTGAACTACCGCCTCGCGGCGGGCGGGATTCGAACCCGCGTCTGTGAGTTCCGATGTAGTTTCGCCAGCATTCGCAGTACGACGGCCAGGCCGGTCCAATCCGACCCGAACCCACTCGCAAACCCGATGCCCTTGCATTGCGACAAAAGGCGACGAAACGTTTTCCTGCTCTATCCGACTGAGCTACCGCCCTTGCGGGCGGGCGGGACTCGAACCCGCGTCCTGGCACGTGATAGGTGTAGTTTCGTCAAGCATTCGCCATGCAACGGCAAACTCGAATCCTCCGAAGCCGGCCGGCGGACCCCATTGTCCGCCGGCCGCATCCTGCGCCGCCTCGCACCTGCCTGGCGCGTGCGGCGGACGGGCATCCGCTCCCGTCCTCGCGAACGCGTTCCCTGCGTTCGCGTCGCGGCGCGTCCTTGCGCCGCGGCGGCGCGATCCCTGCGCCGCCTTACAACGGTATCGATCCGATCCGCTCGACCCAGCGCGCGGCATCGCTGCCCTGCGCCGCGTAGACCGCCAACAGATCGAACACCGCATCGCTGAAGCCGCCGATATGCAGCACGTCCGGCGACTCGACCGTCTGGCTGGTCGCGGTCGGCTGCAAGTCGATGCACACCAGCCGCGCATCCGGGCAACGCGCCTTGATCTGCGCCCACTCGCGCATCGTCGCGGTCGCGCCGCCACTGCGGGTGTCGCGCCAGCTCTCGTTGTCGGACACCATCACCAGCAGATCGACCTTGGCCTTCTCCCGATTCAACTGCGCCAGCGGCGCGCTCACCGCGGTACCGCCGCCACACAACGACGCCAACTGCGCCGCCTGGGTGGTGACGCTGTCGCGCGGGTTCAGCCGCAACCCACGCACTTCGGTGTCGAACGGCATCACCCGCGCGGCCGCATGAGTGCGCTGGATGCACGCCGCGATCAGCGCCGCCACGTCCACGCACCGCACCTTGCTGGTCGCGCCCTTGCGGTAACCGGTGATCGACGCGCTCATCGAGCCCGACACGTCCACCGCGACCACCACCTCGCCCTGCAGCGCCGGCACCTGGCCGGTCGCGATCTCCATCGCGTCCTGCAGGGCGGCGATGATCGGCGCCGGCAATTCGCCGCCGGCGTGATACGCGCTCAACAACTGGTACGGGAACACGCGGGCATTGCGGATTTCATCGACGTCGGCCAGACGCGCGGCAATCTCGGTCACCACCGCCGGATCGTCGAACACCCCGTGACGCTGGAAGGTGTTGAGGTTCATGCGCAAGGTCTGCCACGACACCGTGCGCGCCAACTGGGTCCAGTGCGCCACGCTCAACGGCAGCGAGGTGAAGTACTGGAACGGCAGCTTCGGCATCGGCGCATCGGTCGAGCGCTTGAAGGCCTCGAACGCGCGCACCTTGGCCGGCAGCGCCGCTTCGTCGAACGGCTTGCCGATCAGCCACGCATACAGCGCCGCGCGCTCGGCATCGGCCGGCTTGGGGTGGACCATCTTGATCACGTCCGCCAGCGAGGGCTGCTGACCGATCGCCGCGGCCAGCAACTGCTCCACCGAGGCGTTGTCCAACCACTGCCGCACCAGGCGCTTGGGCTGCGAACCCAGCGACTTGCGACCGA is a genomic window containing:
- the rtcA gene encoding RNA 3'-terminal phosphate cyclase, yielding MELIEISGQEGGGQLLRTALSLSLCTGTAFEMQHIRAKRSRPGLMRQHLTAVGAAAQIGRAHVDGAQLGATTLRFVPGQVQAGRYRFSIGTAGSATLVLQTVLPALWSCAQASELIVEGGTHNPLAPSADFIAQAYLPALRRMGVDTAFALQRHGFFPAGGGSVQLRVSGDARLGQCAFDQRDPAPRLEATALLSALQDQIGYRELQVVGERLNLGEDALHLRRAADAQSPGNVLMLSVSGDAQHTELFDALGERGISAEQVAIGVVKKVESYLASSAAVGEHLSDQLLLPMALAGGGEFTTAFISDHLSSNARLIEKFLPVEIDWVQVEKRCWRVRISS
- a CDS encoding TROVE domain-containing protein encodes the protein MANFNLFASARGASVPAATSRNEAGGQAYARRPQTALALYAATGCLNNTYYASAEEQLDHVLSLCAQVEPAFVAKTAIHTRQRGHMKDMPALLLASLTARDGAAFERAFGRVIDNGRMLSTFVQIVRSGRIGRKSLGSQPKRLVRQWLDNASVEQLLAAAIGQQPSLADVIKMVHPKPADAERAALYAWLIGKPFDEAALPAKVRAFEAFKRSTDAPMPKLPFQYFTSLPLSVAHWTQLARTVSWQTLRMNLNTFQRHGVFDDPAVVTEIAARLADVDEIRNARVFPYQLLSAYHAGGELPAPIIAALQDAMEIATGQVPALQGEVVVAVDVSGSMSASITGYRKGATSKVRCVDVAALIAACIQRTHAAARVMPFDTEVRGLRLNPRDSVTTQAAQLASLCGGGTAVSAPLAQLNREKAKVDLLVMVSDNESWRDTRSGGATATMREWAQIKARCPDARLVCIDLQPTATSQTVESPDVLHIGGFSDAVFDLLAVYAAQGSDAARWVERIGSIPL
- a CDS encoding RtcB family protein, giving the protein MNANSNAEVHYDVINEPGAVPIKHWTRGVPLEDEARRQLQNIAKLPFIHRWVAVMPDVHLGKGATVGSVVPTVGAIVPAAVGVDIGCGMIAVRTTLMAEDLPDQLGEVRAAIEKAVPHGRTVGRGQRDKGAWANPPEASLQRWAGLHEGFDRIIAKHPKLERSNHLSHLGTLGTGNHFVEVCLDEESRVWFMLHSGSRGVGNAIGSHFIELAKQDMRRWMINLPDQDLAYLPEGSEHYDDYVFAVEWAQQFARSNRQIMMQHVVEAVRTVIAKPFQAQAEAVNCHHNYVNREHHFGKDVLVTRKGAVSARKGELGIIPGSMGAKSFIVRGLGNADSFHSCSHGAGRVMSRTEAKKRISLDDHAKATAHVECRKDADVVDESPAAYKSIDAVMAAQSDLVEIVHTLRQVVCVKG